The following DNA comes from Erigeron canadensis isolate Cc75 chromosome 3, C_canadensis_v1, whole genome shotgun sequence.
ATGGCGAACCACATTATGTTGTTCAACAGCCAATGATGTCGGACTTACTATGATGACATTGTAATTGTAAGGTTGAATATGCTGGTGTATGACATTGTCACTATTGGCAAAAGCCCAGGACTGCACATGCATTTGCGGTTGAGCTCGAGCATGAACATAGCCATGGGCAGCAACGGTAACCGCCTCATCCTGGGATTGAGCCTGAGCCTCGGGCTGCATACGATATACAAttgcatataaatatacaaCATCTATTTACAGGCACGAGAAACAAAAGACTTTGTAaatttgattgatgatgatcatCACCTGAGAATAAGATTCCTCTTCCGTAGTCTCATTGCCTCGGTCATGCTCCCATGTATGAGAGTCCCAAAATTCACCCCACAAATTCGATAGAAATCCATCGGGCAAGTTTAACCctttaaaaacaaacaaacaaacaaacaaaagtgAAACGttaacttttaagaaaaaaaaaaaaacatactaccAAGATACAGACATAGAACAATCTGTGGGGGACCGGGTCGGTTATCCATTTACGTGCTAACTAATAATCTAAGGGGGAAATTCACCATACATACTAAATATCAGTATTTTcaatataaattaaacaatGATAATCATTTCGCTATCATTTTCAAATATAGGACTGcagtaattaaattttgagaTCGATACGTACAAGAAGGGGGCTCTCTGATGTCGGCCTCTCTACAAAATACCTCCGCCGTTTCATTCATTCCATTTCTTAACATGTGCTCAAGCATATAAAAATGTAGCCtaacaaaattgaaaatatatttaaagctaaattaaattaaattaaattaaattaaattaaagggataatgacatgtggatgtagtgaactatgacaaaatgtctatgttatgtattgatatAATCGGgagtctatgttatgtaacgaacttaccaaaactgtctaagggATGCATGTTACCGGGTAATCTACAGGTACCCGGTtaccatccatttttttaagggataatgacctgtggaTGTAGTGaattatgacaaaatgtctatgttatatattgatctaatcgggggtctatgttatgtaacgaacttaccaaaactgtctaagggATGCATGTTACAGGTTAAAGCCagtcatcaatttttttccctttatttttgaatcttaatttatttatttaacatatataaataaatataagttatggaAATATAAGTtctgtaattatataaaaactataaacaCCATCATATCTTCTGGCCGCCACCTACCTCCCCATTTTTCAGATCAACCCTAACACAATCATATACCAAAAAATGAAAgatctcaaaaattaaaatcgcatTTGAAGATTACGATCCCTTATAAGGTCAAGAACCTGAAACCAATCATTACATATATTCTCAACATACACACTGGCACACACAAATCTAAGGGTACATACATACAACCtacacaaacaaacaatgagAGACTAGAGGGCGTATTCTTACATGGCTTCTTGAAGCATAACTTAGATTTGAAATGAGAAAGAATAACTAAATTCTAAATTTTAGTTAaagcaacaaaacaacaaacttaGAAGAACGCATGACAAGCCTAAAGCTGAAAAGATCAAATCCCCTTGACCTCAACTttcatcatttctcttttcaggatattaataaataactaaatggaAACAAGAAAATACCAGTTCTCAAATACTCGGAGGAGTtggaaacaataaataacatgcatcacttagacagtttttgtaagttcattacataacatagacccccgattagatcaatacttaacatagacattttgtcatagttcactacattcacaggtcattatccctttGGATGGTAACTAGCTACCTGTAGATTACCCGGTAGtatgcatcacttagacagttttggtaagttcgttacataacatagacccccgattagatcaacataacataaacattttgtcatagttcactacatccaCAAGTCATT
Coding sequences within:
- the LOC122592244 gene encoding uncharacterized protein LOC122592244, translating into MGRLHFYMLEHMLRNGMNETAEVFCREADIREPPSWLNLPDGFLSNLWGEFWDSHTWEHDRGNETTEEESYSQPEAQAQSQDEAVTVAAHGYVHARAQPQMHVQSWAFANSDNVIHQHIQPYNYNVIIVSPTSLAVEQHNVVRHYVSLDVRQSRAFSDPSSNLG